Genomic window (Caldinitratiruptor microaerophilus):
TCCGCGGTCCGGCGCAGGGACTCGGAGAGGGCGGCGAAACCGGGATGCGACGGGGTACGGGCGTGAAGGGCAGCCCCGAGCCGGGCGGCCACGGCCGCCATCTCCGGCCGGCCCGTGACCTGTCCGAGGGACTGCAAGGCCGACACGAAGTCCTGGCCGAGCGCGGCCCGGGCCAGCGTCCGGTCCACCTGGGGCCGGAGGGGACCGGAGAGGAGCGATGCGGCCCCGGCCAGGGCCTGCAGGGGCGTATCGCCGGCGGCGAGGTGGATCTCGAGCAGGTCGGCCAAGACCGGCAGCTCCCGGAAGATCTCGACCTGCCAGCGCCGGTACTCGGCCTCCAGGGTCCAGAAGGAGACGGCGAGGACCGTCAGGGCCAGGAACAGGGCCGTGGCTCCCAGGGCGGGGAGGAGGAGCAGCGCCGTCAGGGTGCCGCCCGAGACCACGGCGGCGAAGGCGGCCGGCGGCCACCCGACGGCCTGAAGACGCACCCGCAGGGGACGAGGGAACCGTCCCGTCAGGTCGGGCGGGCGGACGCCGCGCCGGCGGGCGGGCAGGCGGCGGATGCGGAAGGGAGGCGGCTCCAGGAGGGTGCGGACCAGGGCGGCGATGCCCGCCACGAGGACGGCAACCGTCGCGATCATGACAGGGCCCTCCCCGCCCGGGACAGCAGGAACGCCGAGAGGCTCGTGAGCGCGGCGGAGACGGGCGCCAGGGCGCGGGCGGGGCCGAACAGCGTCTCCCGGAGCTCGGGCAGGGCTGCCCCTTCGACGAGAAGAAAGGCGACGGGGCCGGCGGTGAGGGCGATCGCCATCAGGTGGGCGCCCGCGACCTCGGCACGGCGGTCTGCCTCCAGCACGTGCTGTTCGTGGAGGGCGCGACCC
Coding sequences:
- a CDS encoding type II secretion system F family protein; its protein translation is MIATVAVLVAGIAALVRTLLEPPPFRIRRLPARRRGVRPPDLTGRFPRPLRVRLQAVGWPPAAFAAVVSGGTLTALLLLPALGATALFLALTVLAVSFWTLEAEYRRWQVEIFRELPVLADLLEIHLAAGDTPLQALAGAASLLSGPLRPQVDRTLARAALGQDFVSALQSLGQVTGRPEMAAVAARLGAALHARTPSHPGFAALSESLRRTAEAEIREASRRMPAVFALIAMVGLFNLALVIGGPILLASLHALAGP